One Pseudomonas tolaasii NCPPB 2192 genomic window carries:
- a CDS encoding glycoside hydrolase: MNFLRHTLLICGLLLSPITSAAVLENAVWRVELDPATLALRVTPTGETSVQASSGVAAHAVSDLQAGVEQAAWQWDDGAFRLSARLEQRDLSLTITAREAGELPLLRQPAEAMGQGVIWPLAEGHYVPAANGVWKAFLLDQGTLNTTQDLSLPLWGVDHGSFTLNWLLTNPYNNRLQWQAEGQGLALSVAHDFTRLDPSAPMTLRLHLGGADPLAGAKRYRQWLVEQGRYETLADKLGQTPAAQKLLGASHVYVWGNDLLALEDVRDWSRLVTVLRANELKGLLDKESTQVLKQTSALNRYEQTVLLRGLNAAINRKARQAWQVDEPDMTRLAARYGELRAELAVTFAGALGDTPENWGNKVVSSLKNAGLQRLLVTLGEGWEGGLWHPEAIRAGVDAGYLMAPYDSYETALSATENPDWTTAHLGSNAYRNCAIVLKDGKLKTGFQQSGHYTDPRCVRPLLEARVKAVQGRAGFNAWFLDAYATAMVFDSYRDGAPMTQAQNAEGNIEASRWLNTALKLPAGSEDGNAITAQGILFAHGMQTPVMGWGDREMTKDKQSPYYVGNWYPPEQPAVFFKPVPLKEPLRTVYFDPGMRLPLYQAVFHGSVITTHHWLFDSLKLSNVQVENQLTQLLYNVPPLYHLSDATVKQRLPLIQRQDAFFRPLHQRLATQAMTGFRWLTTDRQVQETTFADGTRLVANFAAGEKEGYAGHSVTALVAGEKPVVLQVYQ, translated from the coding sequence ATGAACTTCCTGCGTCACACTTTGCTGATCTGCGGCTTGCTGCTCTCACCGATCACCTCAGCCGCCGTGCTGGAAAACGCTGTGTGGCGCGTCGAACTCGACCCCGCCACGCTGGCCCTGCGCGTCACGCCCACCGGCGAAACTTCGGTGCAGGCCTCCAGCGGCGTTGCCGCGCATGCCGTCAGCGACCTGCAAGCCGGCGTCGAACAAGCCGCCTGGCAATGGGACGACGGCGCCTTTCGCCTGAGTGCCCGTCTTGAGCAGCGCGACCTTTCCTTGACCATCACCGCCCGCGAGGCGGGCGAGTTGCCGTTGTTGCGTCAACCTGCCGAGGCCATGGGCCAAGGTGTGATCTGGCCCTTGGCCGAGGGGCATTACGTGCCCGCTGCTAACGGTGTGTGGAAAGCGTTTTTGCTGGACCAGGGCACGCTCAACACCACGCAGGACCTCAGCCTGCCGCTGTGGGGCGTGGATCATGGCAGCTTCACGCTGAACTGGTTGCTGACCAACCCCTACAACAACCGCTTGCAGTGGCAGGCCGAAGGCCAAGGCCTGGCGCTGTCTGTGGCCCATGACTTTACCCGTCTCGATCCTTCGGCACCCATGACGCTGCGTTTGCATCTGGGGGGCGCGGATCCTCTGGCCGGCGCCAAGCGCTATCGCCAATGGCTGGTGGAGCAGGGGCGTTATGAAACATTGGCGGACAAGCTTGGGCAAACGCCTGCGGCGCAAAAGTTGCTGGGTGCCAGCCACGTCTATGTGTGGGGCAATGACTTGCTGGCGCTGGAGGATGTGCGGGACTGGTCCAGGCTCGTTACGGTGCTGCGTGCCAATGAACTCAAGGGGCTGCTGGACAAGGAATCCACACAGGTCCTCAAACAAACCTCAGCGCTCAATCGCTATGAACAGACCGTGCTGCTGCGCGGCCTCAATGCGGCGATCAACAGGAAGGCGCGGCAGGCGTGGCAGGTTGACGAGCCGGACATGACGCGGCTGGCCGCCCGTTATGGTGAGTTGCGCGCCGAACTGGCCGTTACTTTTGCCGGGGCTCTGGGCGACACCCCTGAGAACTGGGGCAACAAGGTCGTTTCATCCTTGAAAAACGCCGGGCTGCAACGCTTGCTGGTAACACTGGGTGAAGGCTGGGAAGGCGGGCTCTGGCACCCCGAAGCGATTCGCGCCGGTGTCGACGCGGGTTACCTGATGGCACCCTACGATTCCTATGAAACTGCGCTGTCGGCCACCGAAAACCCGGATTGGACCACCGCCCACCTGGGCAGCAATGCTTACCGCAACTGCGCCATCGTCCTCAAGGACGGCAAGCTGAAAACCGGCTTCCAGCAATCCGGCCATTACACCGACCCACGTTGCGTGCGGCCCTTGCTGGAAGCTCGGGTGAAAGCGGTGCAGGGCAGGGCGGGTTTCAACGCCTGGTTCCTCGATGCCTACGCCACCGCCATGGTCTTTGACAGCTACCGCGACGGCGCACCCATGACCCAGGCGCAAAACGCCGAGGGCAACATCGAGGCGTCCCGCTGGCTGAACACCGCGCTCAAGCTGCCGGCCGGTTCCGAAGACGGCAATGCGATCACCGCCCAAGGCATCCTGTTTGCCCACGGCATGCAGACACCGGTGATGGGCTGGGGCGATCGAGAGATGACGAAGGACAAGCAGTCGCCCTATTACGTCGGCAACTGGTACCCACCGGAGCAGCCGGCAGTGTTCTTCAAGCCCGTGCCGCTGAAAGAGCCGCTTCGCACGGTATATTTCGACCCTGGCATGCGCCTGCCGCTGTATCAGGCGGTGTTCCACGGCTCGGTGATCACCACCCATCACTGGCTGTTCGACAGCCTGAAACTGAGCAATGTGCAGGTCGAAAACCAGCTGACCCAATTGCTCTACAACGTGCCGCCGCTGTATCACTTGAGTGATGCCACGGTTAAACAGCGGCTGCCGCTGATTCAGCGCCAGGACGCTTTCTTCCGCCCACTGCATCAGCGCTTGGCCACTCAGGCAATGACCGGGTTTCGTTGGTTGACGACGGATCGGCAGGTGCAGGAGACCACGTTTGCCGACGGCACGCGGTTGGTGGCGAACTTTGCCGCCGGGGAAAAAGAGGGGTACGCGGGGCACAGTGTGACGGCGTTGGTGGCGGGTGAAAAACCTGTGGTCCTTCAGGTCTATCAATAG
- a CDS encoding class I SAM-dependent methyltransferase has protein sequence MPLKPDDLTQITSTTLGHYNKVAEDFREGTRDHDVSQNIDALLRHIQGPAPFTVLDFGCGPGRDLQTFTRMGHIAVGLDGSERFAQMAREDSGCEVLQQDFLKLDLPAERFDGVFANAVLFHIPKQELPRVLKQLHGALKPGGVLFSSNPRGENQEGWNGPRYGSYHDLAAWQALLAKAGFVELEHYYRPAGLPREQQPWLASVWRKT, from the coding sequence ATGCCCCTAAAACCCGACGACCTCACCCAAATCACCTCCACCACCCTCGGCCACTACAACAAAGTGGCCGAGGATTTCCGTGAAGGCACCCGCGATCACGATGTGAGCCAGAATATCGACGCCCTGCTGCGGCATATCCAGGGCCCGGCGCCCTTTACCGTGCTGGATTTTGGCTGCGGGCCGGGGCGGGATTTGCAGACGTTTACGCGCATGGGCCACATCGCGGTGGGGCTCGACGGCTCCGAGCGGTTTGCGCAGATGGCGCGCGAAGACAGTGGCTGCGAGGTATTGCAGCAGGACTTTCTGAAGCTGGATTTGCCTGCCGAACGCTTTGACGGGGTGTTTGCCAATGCGGTGCTGTTTCACATTCCCAAGCAGGAACTGCCGCGCGTGCTCAAGCAACTGCATGGCGCGTTGAAGCCGGGCGGAGTGTTGTTCAGTTCCAACCCACGGGGTGAAAACCAGGAAGGCTGGAATGGGCCGCGGTACGGGTCGTATCACGACCTGGCGGCGTGGCAGGCGTTGCTGGCCAAGGCGGGGTTTGTGGAGTTGGAGCATTATTACCGGCCGGCTGGGTTGCCGAGGGAGCAGCAGCCCTGGTTGGCGAGTGTGTGGCGCAAAACATAG
- a CDS encoding methionine ABC transporter permease, translated as MWFDRLLQGAIDTLLMVGVSSLIALLVGIPLAVFLVTSDKGGIYQAPALNRVLGGFVNLFRSIPFLILMVALIPFTRLIVGTTYGVWAAVVPLTIAATPFFARIAEVSLREVDHGLIEAAQAMGCRRWHIIWHVLLPEALPGIVGGFTITLVTMINSSAMAGAIGAGGLGDIAYRYGYQRFDTQIMLTVIVLLVVLVAVIQLGGDRLARVLNKR; from the coding sequence ATGTGGTTTGATCGTTTATTGCAGGGCGCCATCGACACCTTGCTGATGGTGGGCGTGTCGTCGCTGATCGCATTGCTGGTGGGCATTCCGCTGGCGGTGTTTTTGGTCACCAGCGACAAGGGCGGCATCTACCAGGCTCCGGCGCTGAACCGTGTGCTGGGCGGGTTCGTGAATTTGTTCCGCTCGATCCCGTTCCTGATCCTGATGGTGGCGCTGATCCCGTTCACCCGGCTGATCGTCGGCACCACCTACGGTGTGTGGGCCGCCGTGGTGCCGCTGACCATCGCCGCCACGCCGTTCTTTGCGCGCATCGCCGAAGTGAGCCTGCGCGAGGTCGACCACGGCCTGATCGAAGCCGCCCAGGCCATGGGCTGCCGCCGCTGGCACATCATCTGGCACGTACTGTTGCCGGAAGCGCTGCCGGGGATTGTCGGCGGGTTCACCATCACGCTGGTGACCATGATCAATTCATCGGCCATGGCCGGAGCGATTGGCGCCGGCGGCCTGGGGGATATTGCTTACCGGTATGGGTATCAGCGCTTTGATACGCAGATCATGCTGACGGTGATTGTGCTGCTGGTGGTGCTGGTGGCGGTGATTCAGTTGGGGGGGGACCGCCTGGCGCGGGTGCTGAACAAGAGGTGA
- a CDS encoding methionine ABC transporter ATP-binding protein has translation MTAAHAQLRDLGVKPREAEQTELHPDLNRAHVRFINLGKTYGGTVHALQGIDLAIRRGEVFGIIGRSGAGKSSLIRTINRLEQPSSGRVLIDQVDIGDFDEDRLVALRRRIGMIFQHFNLMSAKTVWQNVELPLKVAGVPKLQREQKVRELLELVGLQDKHKAYPAQLSGGQKQRVGIARSLVHDPEILLCDEATSALDPETTQSILGLLREINKRLGLTIVLITHEMAVIREICDRVVVLEHGRIVEQGPVWQVFGNPQHEVSQTLLAPLQQGLPEELQSRLQALPASAEAATVLRLQFTGSHTDEPDLAALFSALGGRVRLLQGGVERIQGHALGQLLLAVNGSPHDAEDLCKRAARWAHTVEVLGYVV, from the coding sequence ATGACCGCCGCCCACGCCCAATTGCGTGACCTTGGGGTCAAGCCCAGGGAAGCCGAACAGACCGAGCTGCATCCGGATTTGAACCGGGCCCACGTGCGTTTTATCAACCTGGGCAAGACCTACGGCGGCACTGTGCATGCCTTGCAAGGCATTGACCTGGCGATCCGGCGCGGCGAGGTGTTCGGCATCATCGGCCGCAGCGGCGCAGGTAAATCCTCGCTGATCCGCACCATCAACCGCCTGGAGCAACCGAGCAGCGGCCGCGTGCTGATCGATCAGGTGGACATCGGCGACTTTGACGAAGACCGGCTGGTGGCGCTGCGTCGACGCATCGGCATGATCTTCCAGCACTTCAATCTGATGTCGGCCAAGACCGTGTGGCAGAACGTCGAATTGCCGCTCAAAGTCGCGGGCGTGCCCAAGTTGCAACGCGAGCAAAAGGTGCGCGAGCTGCTGGAACTGGTGGGTTTGCAGGACAAGCACAAGGCCTACCCGGCGCAGCTGTCAGGCGGGCAGAAACAGCGTGTGGGCATTGCCCGTTCACTGGTGCACGACCCCGAAATCCTGCTGTGCGACGAGGCCACCTCGGCCCTCGATCCGGAGACCACCCAATCGATCCTCGGCCTGCTGCGCGAGATCAACAAGCGCCTGGGCCTGACCATTGTGTTGATCACCCATGAAATGGCGGTGATCCGCGAGATCTGCGACCGCGTAGTGGTGCTGGAGCACGGGCGCATTGTCGAGCAAGGCCCGGTGTGGCAAGTGTTTGGCAACCCCCAGCACGAGGTCAGCCAAACCCTGCTGGCGCCGTTGCAACAGGGCTTACCGGAAGAGCTGCAAAGCCGTTTACAGGCGCTGCCGGCATCGGCGGAGGCTGCGACGGTACTGCGTTTGCAATTCACCGGCAGCCACACCGACGAGCCGGACCTGGCCGCGCTGTTCAGCGCCCTGGGTGGCCGCGTGCGCTTGCTGCAAGGCGGCGTGGAGCGGATTCAGGGGCATGCCCTGGGGCAACTGCTGCTGGCGGTGAATGGCTCGCCTCACGATGCCGAAGACCTGTGCAAGCGTGCCGCACGCTGGGCACACACTGTGGAGGTGCTGGGCTATGTGGTTTGA
- a CDS encoding MetQ/NlpA family ABC transporter substrate-binding protein → MKKTLFTHPVKALALAFGLFSSAVFAADAPLKIGTTAAFAIPLEAAVAEADKQGLKVQLVEFTDWIAPNVSLAAGDIDVNYFQHIPFLENAKAAAGFDLVPYAPGIINNVGLYSKKYKSLNDLPQGASVAIANDPINSGRGLQLLAKAGLITLKPGVGYKATEEDIVSNPKKIKILQVEAVQLVRAYDDADLVQGYPAYIRLSKTFDAESALLFDGLDHPEYVIQFVIQPKSKTDPRVIKFVDIYQHSPVVRAALDKSLGKLYQVGWEDKK, encoded by the coding sequence ATGAAAAAGACCCTCTTCACCCACCCAGTCAAAGCACTGGCCCTGGCGTTTGGTTTATTCAGCTCGGCGGTCTTCGCCGCCGACGCACCGCTGAAAATCGGCACCACCGCTGCCTTCGCCATTCCGCTGGAGGCCGCCGTGGCCGAGGCCGACAAGCAGGGTCTCAAGGTTCAACTGGTGGAATTCACCGACTGGATCGCCCCCAACGTCAGCCTGGCCGCCGGCGATATCGACGTGAATTACTTCCAGCACATCCCGTTCCTGGAAAACGCCAAGGCCGCCGCCGGGTTTGACCTGGTGCCGTACGCGCCAGGCATCATCAACAACGTTGGCCTGTATTCGAAGAAATACAAAAGCCTCAACGACCTGCCCCAGGGCGCCAGCGTGGCCATTGCCAACGACCCGATCAACAGCGGCCGGGGCCTGCAACTGCTGGCCAAGGCCGGGCTGATCACCCTCAAACCGGGCGTGGGCTACAAGGCCACCGAGGAAGATATTGTCAGCAACCCGAAGAAGATCAAGATCCTGCAAGTCGAGGCCGTGCAACTGGTGCGCGCCTATGACGATGCTGACCTGGTGCAGGGCTACCCGGCGTACATACGCCTGTCCAAGACCTTCGATGCCGAGTCCGCATTGCTGTTTGACGGCCTTGACCACCCGGAATACGTGATTCAGTTCGTGATCCAGCCGAAAAGCAAAACCGACCCGCGCGTGATCAAGTTCGTCGACATCTACCAGCATTCGCCGGTGGTACGCGCGGCGCTGGATAAATCCCTGGGCAAGCTCTACCAGGTCGGCTGGGAAGATAAAAAATGA
- a CDS encoding LLM class flavin-dependent oxidoreductase — translation MAKKKILLNAFNMNCIGHINHGLWTHPRDTSTQYKTVEYWTELAQALERGLFDGLFIADIVGVYDVYQHSIDVPLKESIQLPVNDPLLLVSAMAAVTKNLGFGVTANLTYEPPYLFARRMSTLDHLSRGRVGWNIVTGYLDSAAKAMGLTEQVEHDRRYDQADEYLEVLYKLWEGSWADDAVLNDPQARVYAQPGKVHKVEHHGEFYQVEGYHLCEPSPQRTPVLFQAGSSDRGLLFAGRHAECVFISGQNKAATKAQVDKVRASAVQAGRNPDDIKVFMGLNVIVGATEELAWAKHAEYLSYASPEAGVAHFSASTAIDFAQYELDEPIQYVKSNAIQSATKNLQNNDWTRRKLLEQHALGGRYITLVGSPGQVADELESWISETGLDGFNLTRIVTPESYVDFIDLVVPELQKRGSYKTAYEQGTLREKVFHAGARLPEQHTGATYRH, via the coding sequence ATGGCGAAGAAAAAGATCCTGCTCAATGCCTTCAACATGAACTGCATCGGGCATATCAACCACGGCCTGTGGACTCACCCGCGCGACACCTCGACCCAATACAAAACCGTCGAATACTGGACCGAACTGGCGCAAGCCCTGGAACGCGGGCTGTTCGACGGGCTGTTCATTGCCGATATCGTCGGCGTGTACGACGTGTATCAACACTCTATCGACGTGCCGCTCAAAGAGTCGATCCAGCTGCCGGTCAATGACCCGTTGCTGCTGGTTTCGGCCATGGCCGCCGTCACCAAAAACCTCGGCTTCGGCGTCACAGCCAACCTCACCTACGAGCCGCCGTATCTGTTCGCCCGGCGCATGTCCACCCTCGATCACCTGAGCCGTGGCCGCGTGGGCTGGAACATCGTCACCGGCTACCTCGACAGCGCCGCCAAGGCCATGGGCCTGACCGAGCAGGTCGAGCACGACCGGCGCTACGACCAGGCCGACGAGTACCTGGAAGTGCTCTACAAACTCTGGGAAGGCAGCTGGGCAGACGACGCGGTGCTCAACGACCCGCAGGCGCGGGTGTACGCGCAGCCGGGAAAGGTGCACAAGGTCGAGCACCACGGCGAGTTTTATCAGGTGGAGGGTTACCACCTGTGTGAGCCGTCGCCACAGCGCACGCCGGTGCTGTTCCAGGCCGGCAGTTCGGACCGCGGTTTGTTGTTCGCCGGGCGGCATGCCGAGTGCGTGTTTATCAGCGGGCAGAACAAGGCCGCGACCAAGGCCCAGGTGGACAAGGTGCGCGCCAGTGCCGTGCAAGCCGGGCGAAATCCGGATGACATCAAGGTGTTTATGGGCCTCAACGTCATCGTGGGCGCCACCGAAGAGCTGGCCTGGGCCAAGCACGCCGAGTACTTGAGCTACGCCAGCCCGGAAGCGGGTGTGGCGCATTTCTCGGCGTCCACGGCCATCGATTTTGCCCAATACGAACTGGACGAACCCATCCAGTACGTGAAAAGCAACGCGATTCAGTCGGCCACCAAGAACCTGCAGAACAACGACTGGACCCGGCGAAAATTGCTCGAACAGCACGCGCTGGGCGGCCGGTACATCACCCTGGTCGGCTCGCCCGGGCAAGTGGCGGACGAGTTGGAGTCGTGGATCAGCGAAACGGGGCTGGATGGCTTCAACCTGACACGCATTGTGACGCCGGAAAGCTATGTGGATTTTATTGATCTGGTGGTGCCGGAGTTGCAGAAGCGGGGGTCGTACAAGACCGCTTATGAGCAGGGAACGCTGCGTGAAAAAGTCTTCCACGCTGGCGCTCGCCTACCCGAACAACACACCGGTGCCACCTACCGCCACTAA
- a CDS encoding SfnB family sulfur acquisition oxidoreductase codes for MTLSHHVAVITSDEQALIVASDLAEDFRRDSAQRDRERRLPLPELDVFSRSGLWGISVPKEHGGAGVSNVTLAKVIALIAQADASLGQIPQNHFYALEVLRVNGSLAQQKRLYAEVLAGRRFGNALAELGTKTAHDRVTSLTRDGDGFRISGRKFYSTGAIYAQRIPTSVVDEHGVQQLAFVPRDSEGLSVIDDWSGFGQRTTGSGSVVFDNVWVAAQDVIPFQSAFERPTTVGPLAQILHAAIDTGIARAAFEDALHFVRTKTRPWIDSGNDKATEDPLTLKSFGHLSIRLHAAEALLERSGEFLDRAQADSNAETVAAASIAVAEVRALSTEISLAAGSTLFELAGSQATLAEHGLDRHWRNARVHTLHDPVRWKYHAVGNYYLNDENPPLRGTI; via the coding sequence ATGACCCTTTCTCACCACGTCGCGGTTATAACCAGTGACGAACAAGCCCTTATTGTCGCCAGCGACCTGGCCGAAGACTTCCGCCGCGACAGCGCCCAGCGCGACCGCGAACGCCGCCTGCCGCTGCCCGAGCTGGACGTGTTTTCGCGCTCCGGCCTGTGGGGCATCAGCGTGCCGAAGGAACACGGTGGCGCGGGTGTCTCCAACGTCACCCTGGCCAAGGTGATCGCCTTGATCGCCCAGGCAGACGCTTCGCTCGGCCAAATCCCGCAAAACCATTTCTATGCCCTGGAAGTGCTGCGTGTGAACGGCAGCCTGGCCCAGCAAAAACGCCTGTACGCCGAAGTGCTCGCCGGCCGGCGTTTCGGCAATGCCCTGGCGGAACTGGGCACCAAGACCGCCCACGACCGCGTGACCTCCCTCACCCGCGACGGCGACGGTTTTCGCATCAGCGGCCGCAAGTTCTACTCCACTGGCGCGATCTATGCGCAACGCATCCCGACCTCTGTGGTGGATGAACACGGGGTGCAGCAGTTGGCGTTCGTGCCGCGCGACAGCGAAGGCCTGAGCGTGATTGACGATTGGAGCGGCTTCGGCCAGCGCACCACCGGCAGCGGTTCGGTAGTGTTCGACAACGTGTGGGTCGCCGCGCAAGACGTGATCCCGTTCCAGAGCGCCTTCGAACGCCCCACCACCGTCGGCCCGCTGGCGCAGATTCTTCACGCCGCCATCGACACCGGCATCGCCCGCGCGGCCTTTGAAGATGCGCTGCACTTCGTTCGCACCAAAACCCGCCCGTGGATTGATTCGGGCAACGACAAGGCCACCGAAGACCCGCTGACCCTGAAAAGCTTCGGCCACTTGAGCATCCGCCTGCACGCCGCCGAGGCGCTGCTGGAACGCTCGGGTGAATTCCTCGATCGCGCCCAGGCCGACAGCAATGCCGAGACCGTCGCCGCCGCCTCGATTGCCGTGGCCGAAGTGCGCGCGTTGAGTACCGAAATTTCCCTCGCCGCCGGCAGCACCTTGTTCGAACTGGCCGGCAGCCAGGCGACCCTGGCCGAACACGGCCTGGACCGCCACTGGCGCAACGCCCGCGTGCACACCCTGCACGACCCGGTGCGCTGGAAGTACCACGCTGTCGGCAATTACTACCTCAACGATGAAAACCCGCCACTGCGGGGGACTATCTGA
- a CDS encoding SfnB family sulfur acquisition oxidoreductase gives MSNLALTPVQSDLDIAPLLLPAAVLRDDAEALSAAHELAQAARLQAARRDQQRKLPWAQIEQFTRSGLGSISIPREFGGPEVSFVTLAEVFAIISAADPALGQIPQNHFGILHLLQGAASERQKKQLFQSVLDGWRIGNGGPERGTKNTLELKARITADGDGYVISGQKFYSTGALFAHWVAVKALNDDGKQVMAFVRRGTEGLRIVDDWSGFGQRTTASGTVLLDQVPVDAELVVENWRIGESPNIQGAVSQLIQAAIDAGIARGALDDTIAFVRERSRPWIDAKVERASDDLYVIADIGKLKIELHAAEALLRKAGQVLDQVNAAPITAQSAARASIAVAEAKVLTTEVSLLVSEKLFELAGSRATLAEFNLDRHWRNARVHTLHDPVRWKYHAVGAYRLNGTLPARHSWI, from the coding sequence ATGTCTAACTTGGCTTTAACACCCGTCCAGAGTGATCTGGACATTGCCCCCCTGTTGTTGCCGGCCGCTGTGCTGCGAGACGACGCCGAGGCCCTGAGCGCCGCCCACGAGCTGGCCCAGGCAGCGCGCCTGCAAGCCGCCAGACGCGATCAACAACGCAAGCTGCCGTGGGCACAGATCGAGCAGTTCACCCGCAGCGGGCTGGGCAGTATTTCCATCCCCCGCGAATTCGGCGGCCCGGAGGTGTCCTTCGTGACCCTGGCCGAGGTGTTCGCGATCATCAGCGCGGCAGACCCGGCCCTCGGGCAAATTCCGCAGAACCATTTTGGCATCCTGCACCTGTTGCAGGGTGCGGCCAGCGAGCGCCAGAAAAAGCAGTTGTTCCAGAGCGTCCTCGACGGTTGGCGCATCGGCAACGGCGGCCCGGAACGTGGCACCAAAAACACCCTGGAGCTCAAGGCGCGCATCACCGCCGACGGTGACGGTTATGTGATCAGCGGCCAGAAGTTCTACTCCACCGGCGCGCTGTTTGCGCACTGGGTCGCGGTAAAAGCGCTGAACGATGATGGCAAGCAGGTCATGGCTTTCGTACGCCGTGGCACCGAGGGCCTGCGCATCGTTGATGACTGGTCGGGCTTTGGCCAACGCACCACCGCCAGCGGCACCGTGCTGCTGGATCAGGTGCCGGTGGACGCCGAGCTGGTGGTGGAAAACTGGCGCATCGGTGAAAGCCCGAATATCCAGGGCGCCGTCTCGCAATTGATCCAGGCGGCCATTGACGCCGGTATCGCTCGCGGCGCCCTCGACGACACCATTGCGTTCGTGCGCGAACGCTCGCGCCCGTGGATCGACGCCAAGGTCGAACGCGCCAGCGACGACCTGTATGTGATCGCCGACATCGGCAAGCTGAAGATCGAACTGCACGCCGCCGAAGCCCTGCTGCGCAAGGCCGGCCAGGTGCTGGATCAGGTCAACGCCGCGCCGATCACCGCGCAATCCGCCGCCCGAGCCTCGATTGCCGTGGCCGAAGCAAAAGTTCTGACCACCGAAGTGTCGCTGCTGGTCAGCGAAAAGCTCTTCGAGCTGGCCGGCAGCCGCGCCACCCTCGCCGAATTCAACCTCGACCGCCACTGGCGCAACGCCCGCGTGCACACCCTGCACGACCCGGTGCGCTGGAAGTATCACGCGGTGGGCGCTTATCGCCTGAACGGCACTTTGCCGGCTCGTCACTCCTGGATTTAA
- the tcyN gene encoding L-cystine ABC transporter ATP-binding protein TcyN produces MIVVEKLTKQFKGQVVLNGIDLEVKEGEVVAIIGPSGSGKTTLLRCLNFLEEPTSGRIKVGDIEIDSSKPLNQQQSLVRRLRQHVGFVFQNFNLFPHRTALENVIEGPIVVKKMPREAATELGRKLLARVGLAGKEGAYPRRLSGGQQQRVAIARALAMEPEVILFDEPTSALDPELVGEVLATIRSLAEENRTMVIVTHEMSFARDVANRVIFFDKGVIVEQGEAKALFANPREERTKQFLSKFLAH; encoded by the coding sequence ATGATCGTGGTTGAAAAACTGACCAAACAATTCAAGGGTCAGGTGGTACTCAACGGCATCGACCTTGAGGTCAAGGAAGGCGAAGTCGTCGCCATCATCGGCCCCAGCGGTTCCGGCAAGACCACCTTGCTGCGCTGCTTGAATTTCCTCGAAGAACCCACCAGTGGTCGCATCAAGGTGGGGGACATCGAGATCGACAGCAGCAAGCCGCTCAACCAGCAACAAAGCCTGGTGCGGCGTTTGCGCCAGCACGTGGGTTTTGTGTTTCAGAACTTCAACCTGTTCCCCCACCGCACCGCGCTGGAAAACGTCATCGAAGGCCCGATCGTGGTCAAGAAGATGCCGCGCGAAGCCGCGACCGAACTCGGCCGCAAGCTGTTGGCTAGGGTAGGCCTGGCAGGCAAGGAAGGCGCCTACCCGCGGCGTTTGTCCGGCGGCCAGCAACAGCGGGTGGCGATTGCCCGTGCGCTGGCGATGGAACCGGAGGTGATTTTGTTCGACGAACCCACCTCGGCACTGGACCCGGAGCTGGTTGGCGAAGTGCTGGCGACCATTCGCAGCCTGGCCGAAGAAAACCGCACCATGGTGATCGTCACCCACGAGATGAGTTTTGCCCGTGATGTGGCCAACCGGGTGATCTTCTTCGACAAGGGCGTGATCGTGGAACAGGGCGAAGCCAAGGCACTGTTCGCCAACCCCAGGGAAGAACGCACCAAGCAGTTCCTGAGCAAGTTTCTGGCCCACTGA
- the tcyL gene encoding cystine ABC transporter permease, with product MEAGFQLALDSAPFLLKGAYYTVILSLGGMFFGLLLGFGLALMRLSRFKLASWTARVYVSFFRGTPLLVQLFLIYYGLPQVGIELDPIPAALIGFSLNMAAYACEILRAAISSIERGQWEAAASIGMTRAQTLRRAILPQAMRTALPPLGNSFISLVKDTALAATIQVPELFRQAQLVSARTFEIFTMYLSAALIYWILASILAHFQNRLEDRVNRHDLES from the coding sequence ATGGAAGCAGGTTTCCAACTCGCGCTGGACTCCGCGCCCTTTCTGCTCAAGGGCGCGTATTACACGGTGATTCTTAGCCTCGGCGGGATGTTTTTCGGCTTGCTGCTGGGCTTCGGCCTGGCCTTGATGCGCCTCTCGCGCTTCAAGCTGGCGAGCTGGACCGCCCGGGTCTACGTGTCGTTCTTTCGCGGCACGCCCTTGCTGGTGCAGCTGTTTTTGATCTACTACGGCTTGCCGCAAGTGGGCATCGAGCTGGATCCGATCCCGGCGGCCCTGATCGGCTTTTCGCTGAACATGGCCGCCTACGCCTGTGAAATCCTGCGGGCCGCCATCAGCTCCATTGAGCGCGGCCAATGGGAAGCGGCAGCCAGCATCGGCATGACCCGCGCGCAGACCTTGCGCCGGGCCATCCTGCCGCAGGCCATGCGCACGGCCTTGCCGCCGTTGGGCAACAGCTTTATTTCGCTGGTCAAGGACACGGCGCTGGCCGCCACCATCCAGGTGCCCGAGCTGTTCCGCCAGGCGCAACTGGTGTCGGCGCGGACCTTCGAAATCTTCACCATGTATCTCTCCGCCGCCCTGATCTACTGGATTTTGGCGAGCATCCTGGCGCACTTTCAAAACCGCCTGGAAGACCGGGTCAACCGGCATGACCTGGAGTCTTGA